Below is a window of Bacteroidota bacterium DNA.
GCTCAGCTGGTTCAGAGCACCTCGTTTACACCGAGGGGGTCGGGGGTTCGAATCCCTCATCGCCCACCAAAGCTCCCTCATAGGGGAGCTTTTTTTGTTTATGGGATGTTGTACCTATATCTTGTTTTCTCAGTTGGCCAATAAATATTATGTTGGCAGCACAAATAATTTGGATGAACGCCTAAAAGAGCATAACA
It encodes the following:
- a CDS encoding GIY-YIG nuclease family protein, producing the protein MGCCTYILFSQLANKYYVGSTNNLDERLKEHN